Proteins found in one Miscanthus floridulus cultivar M001 chromosome 4, ASM1932011v1, whole genome shotgun sequence genomic segment:
- the LOC136552137 gene encoding probable 1-acylglycerol-3-phosphate O-acyltransferase, whose protein sequence is MAAEEMRRASAEAPAAPAQAGSRWARVWPSALRWIPTSTDRIIAAEKRLLSIVKTGYVQEHVNIGSAPPGSKVRWFRSASDEPRFINTVTFDAKENAPTLVMIHGYGASQGFFFRNFDALASRFRVIAIDQLGWGGSSRPDFTCKSTEETEAWFIDSFEEWRKAKNLSNFILLGHSFGGYVAAKYALKHPEHIQHLILVGPAGFSSETEHSSEWLTKFRATWKGMLVNHLWESNFTPQRVIRGLGPWGPGLVQRYTSARFGTRSTGDILTDQESTLLTDYIYHTLAAKASGELCLKYIFSFGAFARKPLLQCASDWKVPTTFIYGQEDWMNYQGAQQARKDMKVPCEIIRVPQGGHFVFIDNPSGFHSAVFYGCRNLLPPNGEEGFTFPDGLISA, encoded by the exons ATGGCAGCCGAGGAGATGAGACGGGCCTCGGCGGAGgcgccggcggcgccggcgcaaGCGGGGTCGAGGTGGGCGCGGGTGTGGCCGAGCGCGCTCCGGTGGATCCCCACCTCCACGGACCGCATCATCGCCGCGGAGAAGCGACTCCTCTCGATAGTCAA AACTGGTTATGTCCAGGAACATGTCAACATTGGCTCTGCTCCACCTGGGTCAAAAGTAAGATGGTTTAGGTCAGCAAGTGATGAACCAAGGTTCATTAATACTGTAACATTTGATGCCAAGGAGAACGCTCCCACCCTGGTTATGATCCATGGCTATGGAGCTTCACAGGGGTTCTTCTTTCGAAACTTTGATGCCCTTGCAAGCCGTTTTAGGGTGATTGCCATTGATCAGCTTGG CTGGGGTGGTTCAAGCAGACCTGACTTCACATGTAAAAGTACCGAAG AAACTGAGGCATGGTTCATAGATTCTTTTGAGGAATGGCGCAAGGCCAAGAACCTCAGTAATTTTATATTGCTTGGTCACTCCTTTGGAGGATATGTTGCGGCAAAGTATGCCCTAAAG CACCCTGAACACATTCAGCACTTAATTTTGGTTGGTCCTGCTGGCTTCTCGTCAGAAACAGAGCATAGCTCTGAGTGGTTAACCAAGTTTCGAGCAACATGGAAAGGCATGCTAGTGAATCATCTTTGGGAGTCCAATTTTACTCCCCAAAGAGTTATTAG AGGATTGGGTCCTTGGGGTCCAGGTCTAGTACAAAGATATACCAGTGCCAGGTTTGGTACACGTTCAACTGGTGATATACTAACAGATCAAGAATCGACATTGTTGACAg ATTATATTTACCATACCTTAGCTGCCAAAGCTAGTGGAGAGTTGTGCTTGAAATATATATTTTCCTTCGGGGCATTTGCAAGGAAACCTCTTCTGCAGTG CGCATCCGATTGGAAAGTGCCGACTACTTTCATATATGGGCAGGAAGATTGGATGAACTACCAAGGGGCTCAGCAAGCACGGAAGGACATGAAAGTTCCTTGTGAAATAATCAGGGTGCCACAG GGTGGACATTTTGTGTTTATAGACAACCCTTCAGGGTTCCACTCGGCTGTCTTCTACGGGTGCCGTAATCTTTTACCTCCAAATGGGGAGGAGGGCTTCACATTTCCTGATGGCCTAATATCTGCGTGA